One window of the Amycolatopsis mediterranei genome contains the following:
- a CDS encoding glycoside hydrolase family 27 protein: protein MRLDHGIAANRNASTGSTGLVLLLVVLTWLLSLPAATHALANGLAGTPPMGWNSWNQVRCYDLTEDVVKQAADALADTGLRDAGYHYVVVDDCWQAPTRAADGSLQPDPKRFPHGIADLADYVHSRGLLFGIYAVPGSRTCAMANDAYPAAGIGSLGHERQDAETFDRWGVDYLKYDWCNADTVDGLDRKAAFEKMRDELAALPRPIVYAISEYGVSSPWTWARPVANLWRTTYDLVPTWDSVLATIDQQAGVAAHSGSPGGWNDPDMLQVGNGTLTADEARAHFSVWAVLNAPLFAGTDPAKLSDTDLATLGNAEAIAVDQDFAGSQGRQLDAGPGYQVWGKPLSGGGFAVVLLNTGSTTATVSAAIPGAWNVRDLWAHRETGTVVGTVSSTLRPHAAALLKLTPR from the coding sequence GTGCGATTGGATCACGGCATCGCCGCGAACCGGAACGCCAGTACCGGGAGCACCGGGCTCGTGCTCCTGCTCGTCGTGCTGACCTGGCTGCTGAGCCTGCCCGCGGCCACGCACGCGCTCGCGAACGGCCTCGCCGGCACCCCGCCGATGGGCTGGAACAGCTGGAACCAGGTCCGCTGCTACGACCTCACCGAGGACGTCGTCAAGCAGGCGGCCGACGCGCTCGCCGACACGGGCTTGCGTGACGCGGGTTACCACTACGTCGTCGTCGACGACTGCTGGCAGGCCCCCACCCGGGCGGCGGACGGCTCGCTGCAGCCGGACCCGAAGCGCTTCCCGCACGGCATCGCCGACCTCGCCGACTACGTGCACTCCCGCGGCCTGCTGTTCGGCATCTACGCCGTGCCCGGCAGCCGGACCTGCGCGATGGCGAACGACGCCTACCCGGCGGCCGGCATCGGCTCGCTCGGCCACGAGCGCCAGGACGCCGAGACGTTCGACCGCTGGGGTGTCGACTACCTCAAGTACGACTGGTGCAACGCCGACACCGTCGACGGCCTCGACCGGAAGGCCGCGTTCGAGAAGATGCGCGACGAACTGGCCGCGCTGCCCCGCCCGATCGTCTACGCGATCTCCGAGTACGGCGTCTCCAGCCCGTGGACCTGGGCGCGGCCGGTGGCGAACCTCTGGCGCACCACTTACGACCTGGTCCCGACCTGGGACTCGGTGCTCGCGACGATCGACCAGCAGGCCGGCGTCGCCGCCCACAGCGGCTCGCCCGGCGGCTGGAACGACCCGGACATGCTCCAGGTCGGCAACGGCACGCTGACCGCCGACGAGGCCCGCGCGCACTTCAGCGTCTGGGCCGTGCTGAACGCGCCGCTGTTCGCCGGCACCGACCCGGCGAAGCTGAGCGACACCGACCTCGCGACGCTGGGCAACGCCGAGGCCATCGCCGTCGACCAGGACTTCGCGGGCAGCCAGGGGCGGCAGCTCGACGCCGGTCCCGGCTACCAGGTGTGGGGAAAACCGCTGAGCGGCGGCGGTTTCGCGGTGGTACTGCTCAACACCGGCAGCACCACCGCGACCGTCTCCGCGGCGATCCCGGGCGCGTGGAACGTCCGGGATCTGTGGGCGCACCGGGAAACGGGCACTGTCGTCGGCACCGTTTCCTCGACCCTGCGGCCGCACGCGGCGGCCTTGCTGAAGCTCACACCGAGGTGA
- a CDS encoding gamma carbonic anhydrase family protein: MPIYALGSLEPTIHPDAYVHPDATVIGDVRIGAHASVWPQTVLRGDHGYIEIGERSNVQDGCVLHCTERHPTILGPSSAIGHAVHVEGATIGTGCLIASGAVVLNGSVIEDGGMVGAGAVLSYGSHVKTGEIALGVPGKTRENKSFSAENIALVVDSYVRRAQRFRTELRRLDPLG, translated from the coding sequence ATGCCGATCTACGCACTCGGTTCGCTCGAGCCGACGATCCACCCCGACGCCTACGTCCACCCCGACGCGACGGTGATCGGCGACGTCCGGATCGGCGCGCACGCGTCGGTGTGGCCGCAGACGGTGCTGCGCGGCGACCACGGGTACATCGAGATCGGCGAGCGGTCGAACGTCCAGGACGGCTGCGTCCTGCACTGCACCGAGCGGCACCCGACGATCCTCGGGCCGTCGTCGGCGATCGGGCACGCGGTGCACGTCGAGGGCGCGACGATCGGCACCGGCTGCCTGATCGCCTCCGGGGCGGTGGTGCTCAACGGCTCGGTGATCGAGGACGGCGGCATGGTCGGCGCGGGCGCGGTGCTGTCGTACGGCTCCCACGTCAAGACCGGCGAGATCGCGCTCGGCGTGCCGGGCAAGACGCGGGAGAACAAGTCCTTCAGCGCGGAGAACATCGCGCTCGTGGTCGATTCCTACGTCCGGCGGGCGCAGCGGTTCCGGACCGAGCTGCGGCGGCTCGACCCGCTCGGGTGA
- a CDS encoding uracil-DNA glycosylase: MTARPLQDIVEAGWAKALEPVAPQVAAMGEFLRAEISAGRTYLPAGEHVLRAFQQPFHDVRVLIVGQDPYPTPGHAVGLSFSVAPDVRPIPKSLVNIYKEYTEDLGHPLPSNGDLTPWAEQGVLLLNRALTVQPGKSNSHQGKGWEEVTEQAIKALAARSEPMVAILWGRNARNLRPMLGEVPCIESAHPSPLSAHNGFFGSRPFSRANQLLEQQGAAPVDWKLP, encoded by the coding sequence GTGACCGCACGACCGCTGCAGGACATCGTCGAGGCAGGCTGGGCGAAAGCCCTCGAACCGGTGGCGCCGCAGGTCGCCGCGATGGGGGAGTTCCTCCGCGCGGAGATCTCCGCGGGCCGCACGTACCTACCGGCGGGTGAACACGTGCTGCGGGCGTTCCAGCAGCCGTTCCACGACGTCCGCGTGCTGATCGTCGGGCAGGACCCGTACCCGACGCCGGGGCACGCGGTGGGCCTGAGCTTCTCGGTGGCGCCGGACGTCCGGCCGATCCCGAAGAGCCTGGTCAACATCTACAAGGAGTACACCGAGGACCTCGGCCACCCGCTGCCGTCCAACGGTGACTTGACGCCGTGGGCCGAGCAGGGCGTGCTGCTGCTCAACAGGGCGCTGACCGTGCAGCCCGGGAAGTCCAATTCGCACCAGGGCAAGGGCTGGGAAGAGGTCACCGAGCAGGCGATCAAGGCCCTCGCGGCCCGCTCGGAGCCGATGGTGGCGATCCTGTGGGGCCGCAACGCCCGCAACCTGCGCCCGATGCTCGGCGAGGTGCCGTGCATCGAGTCGGCGCACCCGAGCCCGCTCTCGGCGCACAACGGCTTCTTCGGGTCGCGCCCGTTCAGCCGGGCCAACCAGCTCCTGGAGCAGCAGGGCGCGGCGCCGGTGGACTGGAAACTGCCGTAG
- a CDS encoding alpha/beta fold hydrolase: MNVTSADGTSIFFEQRGDGPPVILVGGAFNDRTTTVGLAEVLAGDFTTIVYDRRGRGDSGDSAEYAVEREIEDIAALIAQAGGTASVFGHSSGAILALEAAAAGLPIERVVAYEPPYSTDEHQRADVVADVRARLAAGDRDGAVATFLKVAGTPEEMIEGMKQAPVWGWFTALAHTLPYDLTICGPEARPRTENLARIKVPTLVIGGGASDEALQSGARAAAAAVPGARHETLDGQDHGVLQFPETLKPLLTDFLKEASARPRMQ, encoded by the coding sequence ATGAACGTCACATCGGCCGACGGCACGTCGATCTTCTTCGAGCAGCGCGGCGACGGCCCGCCGGTGATCCTGGTCGGCGGCGCGTTCAACGACCGGACGACCACGGTGGGCCTGGCCGAGGTCCTGGCCGGCGATTTCACGACGATCGTCTACGACCGCCGGGGCCGCGGTGACTCCGGCGACTCGGCCGAGTACGCGGTGGAGCGGGAGATCGAGGACATCGCGGCGCTGATCGCGCAGGCGGGCGGAACGGCGTCGGTGTTCGGCCACTCGTCGGGCGCGATCCTGGCCCTGGAGGCGGCCGCGGCCGGTCTCCCGATCGAGCGCGTGGTGGCGTACGAGCCGCCGTACTCGACGGACGAGCACCAGCGGGCGGACGTCGTGGCCGACGTTCGCGCCCGGCTGGCGGCGGGGGATCGCGACGGCGCGGTGGCGACGTTCCTGAAGGTCGCGGGCACGCCGGAAGAGATGATCGAGGGGATGAAGCAAGCGCCGGTCTGGGGCTGGTTCACGGCGCTGGCGCACACGCTCCCGTACGACCTGACGATCTGCGGCCCGGAGGCTCGCCCGCGCACGGAGAACCTGGCTCGCATCAAGGTGCCGACGCTGGTGATCGGCGGCGGCGCGAGCGACGAGGCACTCCAGTCAGGCGCCCGGGCGGCGGCCGCGGCGGTGCCGGGCGCTCGTCACGAGACGTTGGACGGGCAGGACCACGGGGTGCTGCAGTTCCCGGAGACGCTCAAGCCCTTGCTGACGGACTTCCTGAAGGAGGCGTCAGCCCGGCCCCGCATGCAGTGA
- the rpmB gene encoding 50S ribosomal protein L28 yields MAAVCDVCGKGPGFGKSVSHSHRRTNRRWNPNIQTVHAKVGVSQRKRLNVCTSCIKAGKVVRG; encoded by the coding sequence GTGGCTGCCGTGTGCGACGTCTGTGGCAAGGGACCCGGCTTCGGCAAGTCGGTCTCGCACTCCCACCGCCGTACCAACCGCCGGTGGAACCCGAACATCCAGACCGTGCACGCCAAGGTGGGTGTGTCCCAGCGCAAGCGCCTGAACGTGTGCACCTCGTGCATCAAGGCGGGCAAGGTCGTTCGCGGCTGA
- a CDS encoding DAK2 domain-containing protein — protein MRVLDAAAVSAWAAGCVHSLASLRPAIDEINVYPVADSDTGSNMLFTMTGAARELSEATPGDAAEALKVLARGAVASAKGNSGVILSQVVRGLADRAEGDLDGPWLARALGHADEVATGAVSRPVAGTILTVLHAVALAVRGDTSSLGDIAAKAAKEAAHALEKTPEQLPALARAGVVDAGARGLVAVLDALVGVLTGTPLEQEHALEVRTELPDAYAWEVMYLLDGVDEASLPTLRKELSGLGDSVTVAGDGSGSHAVHVHCADIGAAIEAGLALGRPRRIRVEPLLTPTPIEPGGGIDRTVVAVVHGGALAELLRAESIPVLAVPEGGTPSVEDMIGLFNEAAGRQVTVLPGSVALTAAADTAAGHAMAADRDVVVIPCASPVQVLAALAVHDAGRRTNDDVVAMAEAAAATRRGELRIAQEESLTWVGRAQSGDVVGLVDDEVVLIEPAPASETNLVAAAMKVLNRMLALGGELVTVLSGAAAPPGVAEELAEQLRVEHPEVEMAGYASGQADAVLLMGVE, from the coding sequence GTGCGGGTGCTGGACGCGGCGGCGGTGTCGGCCTGGGCGGCGGGCTGTGTGCACAGTCTCGCGAGCCTGCGCCCGGCCATCGACGAGATCAACGTCTACCCCGTCGCCGACTCCGACACCGGCTCCAACATGCTCTTCACGATGACCGGCGCGGCCCGGGAACTCTCCGAAGCCACTCCGGGTGACGCCGCCGAAGCGCTGAAGGTCCTCGCGCGGGGCGCGGTCGCCTCCGCGAAGGGCAACTCCGGCGTGATCCTTTCCCAGGTCGTGCGCGGGCTCGCCGATCGCGCCGAAGGCGACCTGGACGGCCCGTGGCTGGCCCGGGCGCTGGGCCACGCCGACGAGGTCGCCACCGGCGCCGTCAGCCGCCCGGTCGCCGGGACCATCCTGACCGTCCTGCACGCCGTCGCCCTCGCCGTCCGCGGCGACACGAGTTCCTTGGGCGACATCGCGGCGAAGGCCGCGAAAGAGGCCGCGCACGCCCTCGAAAAGACGCCCGAGCAGCTGCCCGCGCTGGCCAGGGCCGGGGTCGTCGACGCCGGGGCGCGCGGTCTCGTCGCCGTGCTCGACGCGCTGGTCGGCGTGCTCACCGGCACGCCGCTCGAGCAGGAGCACGCGCTCGAAGTCCGCACCGAACTCCCCGACGCCTACGCCTGGGAGGTCATGTACCTCCTGGACGGCGTCGACGAGGCGAGCCTGCCGACCCTGCGCAAGGAGCTGAGCGGCCTCGGCGACAGCGTCACGGTGGCCGGCGACGGCTCGGGCAGCCACGCCGTGCACGTCCACTGCGCCGACATCGGCGCCGCCATCGAGGCCGGGCTCGCGCTCGGCCGCCCGCGCCGGATCCGGGTCGAACCGCTGCTCACGCCGACGCCGATCGAGCCGGGCGGCGGGATCGACCGGACGGTCGTCGCCGTCGTCCACGGCGGGGCGCTGGCCGAGCTGCTGCGCGCCGAGAGCATCCCGGTGCTGGCCGTGCCCGAGGGCGGCACGCCGAGCGTCGAGGACATGATCGGCCTGTTCAACGAGGCCGCCGGGCGCCAGGTGACCGTGCTGCCGGGCAGCGTCGCCCTCACCGCCGCGGCGGACACCGCGGCCGGGCACGCGATGGCCGCCGACCGGGACGTCGTGGTCATCCCGTGCGCCTCGCCGGTGCAGGTGCTGGCCGCCCTCGCCGTGCACGACGCCGGGCGCCGCACCAACGACGACGTCGTCGCGATGGCCGAAGCGGCCGCCGCGACCAGGCGTGGCGAACTGCGGATCGCGCAGGAGGAGTCGCTAACCTGGGTGGGCCGGGCCCAGTCCGGCGACGTGGTCGGCCTGGTCGACGACGAGGTGGTGCTGATCGAACCCGCGCCCGCGTCCGAGACGAACCTGGTCGCGGCCGCGATGAAGGTGCTCAACCGGATGCTCGCGCTCGGCGGCGAGCTGGTGACGGTGCTGAGCGGGGCGGCGGCCCCGCCGGGGGTCGCCGAGGAGCTCGCGGAGCAGCTGCGGGTGGAGCACCCGGAGGTGGAGATGGCCGGCTACGCCAGCGGCCAGGCGGACGCCGTGCTGCTGATGGGAGTCGAATAG
- the recG gene encoding ATP-dependent DNA helicase RecG has protein sequence MAGLRDKLPLLLGAKTAKALATSLDIETVSDLLRHYPRRYAERGELTDIAGLELGEHATVLARIEKVSKRRMKARNGTIIDMVITDGKRRLTCAFFNQAWREKDLVPGKTGLFAGKVSAFRDTLQLTNPEYELFDAENEAEAMDNFLAAIIPVYPAAQGMPTWSIAKCVRQVLDVLEVDDDPMPAELRRLHKLSDLDNALRGIHRPENWAHLEASKKRLKWDEAMAVQLIFAQRRHSAISRPAKANPHVSGGLMEAFDKRLPFDLTAGQRGIGDEIAADLASEHPMNRLLQGEVGSGKTVVALRAMLQVVDNGRQAAMLAPTEVLAAQHARSLREMLGDLGQAGELGAAENATRVTLLTGSMGAKERKKALLEIVSGEAGIVVGTHALIQDHVEFADLGLAVVDEQHRFGVEQRDALRTRGAGDTSPHVLVMTATPIPRTVAMTVYGDLEVSALREMPVGRSPIATTVVPVAEKPAWFERIWQRVREEVGKGHQAYVVCPRIGDEPPSDKSDKRPPLAVLEVAPELAHGPLQGLKIDVLHGRMPPDGKDAVMRAFSAGELDVLVATTVIEVGVNVPNATAMVIMDADRFGVSQLHQLRGRVGRGSVPGLCLLVTETLDGTATRERLAAVESTTDGFELSRLDLELRREGDILGAAQSGKRSTLKLLSLLRDEDVIAASRALAQELVTQDPELTKYRGLAQMVADVVDVERAEYLEKS, from the coding sequence ATGGCCGGACTGCGCGACAAGCTGCCGTTGCTGCTGGGAGCCAAGACGGCGAAGGCGCTCGCCACGTCGTTGGACATCGAGACGGTCAGCGACCTGCTGCGCCACTACCCGCGCCGCTACGCCGAGCGCGGCGAGCTCACCGACATCGCCGGCCTCGAGCTCGGCGAGCACGCCACCGTGCTGGCGCGCATCGAAAAGGTGAGCAAGCGGCGGATGAAGGCACGCAACGGGACCATCATCGACATGGTCATCACCGACGGGAAACGCCGGCTGACCTGCGCGTTCTTCAACCAGGCCTGGCGCGAGAAGGACCTGGTCCCCGGCAAGACCGGCCTGTTCGCCGGCAAGGTGTCCGCCTTCCGCGACACCCTGCAGCTGACCAACCCCGAGTACGAGCTGTTCGACGCCGAGAACGAAGCCGAGGCGATGGACAACTTCCTCGCCGCGATCATCCCGGTGTACCCGGCGGCCCAAGGCATGCCGACCTGGTCGATCGCCAAGTGCGTGCGCCAGGTCCTCGACGTCCTCGAGGTCGACGACGACCCGATGCCCGCCGAGCTGCGGCGCCTGCACAAGCTGTCCGACCTCGACAACGCGCTGCGCGGCATCCACCGCCCGGAGAACTGGGCGCACCTGGAGGCGTCGAAGAAGCGGCTCAAGTGGGACGAAGCCATGGCCGTCCAGCTGATCTTCGCGCAGCGGCGCCACTCGGCCATCTCGCGGCCGGCGAAGGCCAACCCGCACGTCAGCGGCGGGCTCATGGAGGCCTTCGACAAGCGGCTGCCCTTCGACCTCACCGCGGGCCAGCGGGGGATCGGCGACGAGATCGCCGCGGACCTGGCCTCCGAGCACCCGATGAACCGGCTGCTGCAGGGCGAGGTCGGCTCGGGCAAGACGGTCGTCGCGCTGCGGGCGATGCTGCAGGTCGTCGACAACGGGCGGCAGGCGGCGATGCTGGCGCCGACCGAAGTCCTCGCCGCGCAGCACGCGCGCTCGCTGCGGGAGATGCTCGGCGACCTGGGCCAGGCGGGCGAGCTGGGCGCGGCGGAGAACGCCACCCGCGTCACGCTGCTCACCGGGTCGATGGGCGCGAAGGAGCGCAAGAAGGCGCTCCTGGAGATCGTCAGCGGCGAGGCGGGCATCGTCGTCGGCACGCACGCGCTGATCCAGGATCATGTCGAGTTCGCCGACCTCGGCCTCGCCGTCGTCGACGAGCAGCACCGCTTCGGCGTCGAGCAGCGGGACGCGCTGCGCACCCGCGGCGCCGGCGACACCAGCCCGCACGTGCTCGTCATGACCGCGACGCCGATCCCGCGCACGGTCGCGATGACCGTCTACGGCGACCTGGAAGTGTCGGCGTTGCGCGAGATGCCGGTCGGGCGGTCGCCGATCGCCACCACGGTCGTGCCGGTCGCCGAGAAACCCGCGTGGTTCGAGCGGATCTGGCAGCGCGTGCGCGAAGAGGTCGGCAAGGGGCACCAGGCCTACGTCGTGTGCCCGCGGATCGGCGACGAGCCGCCGTCGGACAAGAGCGACAAGCGGCCGCCGCTGGCGGTCCTGGAGGTCGCGCCCGAGCTGGCGCACGGCCCGCTGCAGGGCCTGAAGATCGACGTGCTGCACGGCCGGATGCCGCCCGACGGCAAGGACGCGGTGATGCGGGCGTTCTCGGCGGGCGAGCTCGACGTCCTCGTCGCGACCACGGTGATCGAGGTCGGCGTGAACGTCCCCAACGCGACCGCGATGGTGATCATGGACGCCGACCGGTTCGGCGTCAGCCAGCTGCACCAGCTGCGCGGCCGCGTCGGCCGGGGCAGCGTGCCGGGGCTGTGCCTGCTGGTCACCGAGACCCTCGACGGCACGGCGACCCGCGAGCGGCTGGCGGCGGTCGAGTCCACGACGGACGGCTTCGAGCTCTCGCGCCTCGACCTCGAACTGCGCCGCGAAGGCGACATCCTCGGCGCCGCGCAGTCCGGGAAGCGGTCCACGCTCAAGCTGCTCTCGCTGCTGCGGGACGAGGACGTGATCGCCGCGTCCCGGGCCCTGGCGCAGGAGCTCGTCACGCAGGACCCGGAGCTGACGAAGTACCGCGGCCTGGCGCAGATGGTCGCCGACGTCGTCGACGTCGAGCGCGCGGAGTACCTGGAGAAGAGTTGA
- a CDS encoding GNAT family N-acetyltransferase, whose amino-acid sequence MSTVRAATVADAPAIGEVHVRSWQAAYAGLIPADFLARLSAETRAASWARRIGDGSGQVLVLEEDGVIAGFAAFGPSQLYALYLLPRFWGRGLGRALHDRVVEGMSGDSAVLWVLATNERAKAFYVRQGWVDDDGRQTETVDDGRVTLEEMRYRRRLP is encoded by the coding sequence TTGAGCACCGTCCGTGCCGCCACGGTGGCCGACGCCCCGGCGATCGGCGAGGTCCACGTGCGGTCCTGGCAGGCCGCGTACGCGGGCCTGATCCCGGCGGACTTCCTCGCGCGCCTCTCGGCCGAGACGCGGGCGGCCTCCTGGGCCCGGCGCATCGGCGACGGCTCCGGGCAGGTGCTGGTCCTCGAGGAGGACGGCGTCATCGCGGGCTTCGCCGCCTTCGGGCCTTCGCAGCTGTACGCGCTGTACTTGCTGCCGCGCTTCTGGGGTCGCGGCCTCGGCCGGGCCCTGCACGACCGCGTCGTCGAAGGGATGTCCGGCGACAGCGCCGTCCTGTGGGTGCTCGCGACGAACGAGCGGGCGAAGGCCTTCTACGTCCGGCAGGGCTGGGTGGACGACGATGGCCGCCAGACCGAGACGGTCGATGACGGGCGCGTCACGCTGGAGGAAATGCGGTACCGCCGCCGGTTGCCGTGA
- a CDS encoding TetR/AcrR family transcriptional regulator has product MATEISGTKRPGGRTERTRLAALDATLELLGERGYAELTVEAVAERSGVHKTTLYRRWESAEGLVAAALLMGTEREWTAPDTGSLEGDLREVNLELVHYFTSPGERELPTASISAAFLSARAADALREFYVDRHARSAAIVERAVGRGEVPPGTDAVEVVRVACGPVFYRLFVSREGVTPRDAGVAAAAAAAAAKAGVFTATGGGTAFPPA; this is encoded by the coding sequence TTGGCCACCGAGATTTCCGGGACGAAGCGTCCGGGCGGCCGCACCGAGCGGACCCGCCTCGCCGCGCTCGACGCCACCCTCGAGCTGCTCGGCGAACGCGGGTACGCGGAGCTGACCGTCGAGGCGGTCGCCGAACGTTCCGGCGTGCACAAGACGACGCTGTACCGGCGCTGGGAGTCCGCCGAGGGCCTGGTCGCGGCGGCCCTCCTGATGGGCACCGAGCGGGAGTGGACCGCCCCGGACACCGGTTCCCTGGAAGGCGACCTGCGCGAGGTCAACCTGGAGCTCGTCCACTACTTCACCTCGCCGGGCGAGCGCGAGCTGCCGACCGCGTCGATCTCGGCCGCGTTCCTCTCCGCGCGCGCCGCGGACGCCCTGCGCGAGTTCTACGTCGACCGCCACGCCCGCTCGGCGGCCATCGTCGAGCGGGCCGTCGGTCGCGGCGAGGTACCGCCCGGCACCGACGCCGTCGAGGTGGTCCGGGTGGCCTGCGGGCCGGTTTTCTACCGCCTGTTCGTGTCCCGGGAAGGCGTGACGCCGAGGGATGCCGGAGTCGCCGCGGCAGCAGCCGCGGCCGCCGCGAAAGCCGGTGTGTTCACGGCAACCGGCGGCGGTACCGCATTTCCTCCAGCGTGA
- a CDS encoding erythromycin esterase family protein, which yields MTGTVDVAEIADLIGDAEVVAIGENNHHIREFGVLRDRLLRHLVTERGFTVLGFEGGFAEGHLVDAWLRGGPGEVADIARDGLTFGLGNSAEMHGMLTWLRGRGVRFFGLDVPSSAGSPVPSLQALRSEVLRVDPANLSLVDNALSACEPYASVSSAVAPGRYAAMSAEARDAATTALTVLKGHVESLGYGAVAAHHAEGALRVDLYLRELDALMAGRAPEPQSSSRDTYMAATVRLLRRRFPGEKIVLMLHNGHLQRVPFSPMPGMTAPSAGTHLAAELGDRYFALALTAVSGTTTGLAPDPAFALGFRMFEQALGEPAVGSVEAVLADRAPCVAAHPEATAIRHAHLTPAVDVAAAWDAVVCLEKQETIFRSAGE from the coding sequence ATGACAGGAACCGTCGACGTGGCCGAAATCGCCGACCTGATCGGCGACGCCGAGGTCGTCGCCATCGGCGAGAACAACCATCACATCCGCGAGTTCGGCGTGCTGCGCGACCGCCTCCTGCGCCACCTCGTCACCGAGCGCGGGTTCACGGTGCTCGGGTTCGAGGGCGGCTTCGCGGAGGGGCACCTGGTCGATGCCTGGCTGCGGGGCGGTCCGGGCGAGGTCGCCGACATCGCGCGGGACGGCTTGACGTTCGGCCTCGGCAACTCGGCGGAGATGCACGGGATGCTGACTTGGCTGCGCGGCCGCGGCGTCCGGTTCTTCGGGCTTGACGTGCCGAGCTCGGCCGGTTCGCCGGTGCCGTCGCTGCAGGCGCTGCGTTCGGAGGTCCTGCGCGTGGATCCGGCCAATCTGTCCCTTGTGGACAATGCGCTTTCCGCGTGTGAGCCGTATGCGTCGGTGAGCAGTGCGGTCGCGCCGGGTCGGTACGCGGCGATGAGCGCGGAAGCGCGGGATGCCGCGACGACGGCCTTGACTGTCCTCAAAGGGCACGTGGAGTCCCTCGGCTACGGTGCCGTCGCCGCGCACCACGCGGAGGGCGCCCTGCGCGTCGACCTGTACCTGCGGGAGCTCGACGCGCTCATGGCGGGCCGCGCGCCCGAGCCGCAGAGTTCGTCGCGGGACACGTACATGGCGGCCACCGTGCGGCTGCTGCGCCGGCGGTTCCCCGGCGAGAAGATCGTGCTGATGCTCCACAACGGACACCTCCAGCGGGTCCCGTTCTCGCCGATGCCGGGCATGACGGCGCCGTCGGCGGGGACGCACCTGGCCGCGGAGCTGGGGGATCGCTACTTCGCGCTGGCGCTCACCGCCGTCTCGGGGACGACGACCGGGCTGGCGCCCGATCCCGCTTTTGCGCTGGGGTTCCGGATGTTCGAGCAGGCCTTGGGGGAGCCGGCGGTAGGCAGCGTGGAGGCGGTCCTCGCGGATCGGGCGCCGTGCGTGGCCGCGCACCCGGAGGCGACGGCCATCCGGCACGCGCACCTGACGCCCGCGGTCGACGTCGCGGCCGCGTGGGACGCCGTCGTCTGCCTCGAGAAGCAGGAAACGATTTTCCGGTCCGCCGGTGAATAG